The genomic window GTGTGACTCTTTTTCCTATCCAAGTAGACAGCAGGTATCATCTTTCTTTGGATTAGGAAACAGAGTTGCAGCTTTGAACAATGGCAGTAAGTCTTATTAAATGACATTCTGGGTTTTTCAATGATGTATGCCAggtattttttttcagaaaaagaaatCCTTACCACTGTGACCTGAATGTAATGCTTATAAATCAAAGGGGTTTGGCAGAAAACATTTTGGATTTGTTCAAGTTATGGGATGTTAATGAAAAAATGAGCTCTTGgatgcatatttaaaaatattgtttaaaaggTCCGTTCACCAAAATCCCAAACTAATTTTTCTCACAAACCAGCAATAGTATCCAGCCATACGGATAGCTGTGATTTGGTTTTCTTCActtcaatattttaaatatatgcttacaaatgtacaaactaATGACAGAGATAGAAGGTCAAAGACAACAGATACGCTAATAGAAATGCAGATCAAACAGGAAGAAAGCAATCAAATTTGCAGCATggaaatacagcaaaatgttgaaaaatatgAGATGTGATTTTGCTTTTTCAGGCCAGAGACCGGAAGGTGGCTGGAGACCTGGAGGGTGCCAGACACTACGGCTCCACTGCCCGCTGCCTCAACATCGTGTCCACCGTCCTGGTTGTCATCACGATCcttatttttgtaattactattattatagtGGTTGAGAATGCAAAAAGAATGTATTACAACAGATACAACAGATACGACCCATACTATCACTATTAATAGCATCATTTCAAATGTGTTAGAGTTGCCTGCTGTTGTAGCTTGGTGATACTTGTGATTATCTGCTTTATGCGCATGGCACAGTTGGTAACTTTTTATGCCTTTTTGCTTATATTTTTGAGTAAAACAGATACTTACTTTCATTGGTGTTGAAAATCCTAAATATAACGACATTTCCTTAACGGCAGTCATGTGAGTGCAAGACTTTGTTATTCAAGTCAGATATTCTGTCAGGGAGGCTTGTGTTTCAGCATCAGTTTCATTTATCAATAAATTTAAAGAAATTTGGAGaaagtgtgtctgttttgtCACTCTTTGAGATTGAGATTTGAATTTTTTCAGGGTACAAAGATTGTGGTTGTATAGATGCTGGTATTATTTCCTACTACCTTGGAGTTACACTTTCACTGTATTGAAACATGTGATATCCCTTTCGACTGTCCAAAATCTGTTTTGTAAACCACTGGGTAACTGCTGGCCTGTGGGACATGCCCTACTGTAATTTTCcagcacacaaaaaacaagaaaaaacaaacaaacaaaaagagggactaaaaagactgtaacaggAGGACTGGGGATTTTTTCTTCTAGTCATTATGAACAGTacgaatgattacagcaagtaaATTAGATAGACttcaaaaattgtgaacccatcctgTAATACAGCCTGTGACTGTGGCAAAACAACAGCATGTTAAGTCTGCTTTTGTCTCATTGGTTTTGACAAAACCGTCAAAAGGAAACAGGCACTTGCAGTGACATTCAAGTTTTTGCACAGCTTCCTGCAGCAAACACTCCAAACTACATTCGAGGTGGCAGCAATGAATCCTGAAGGTTATTCGTGTGAGGCTGCTCCACTGTATGGGGGGAGGTATGATGAGTTACCTGCACAGTCCAGTGCACCTACGATGGTTCAGTTCACCACTGTGAACATCACCACTGAGCCCCCCCAAGACCACATCATCTGGTCCTTGTGCTGCTTGGTCTACTTAAACCCTTTCTGCCTTGGACTGGCAGCGCTCATCTACTCTATTAAGGTGAGATGACGTGTTCTAACTTTgctgggttttttgttttcctatttaaacagtaaaaaaaaagagtttaagcAATATTGAacaatatttgtaatattttgtttatatctAAGAATCTGACTGGCTGCCCTCCTTGATCCCTAGcactttataatataaaatcaaaaataatatgcaatatatatattttaatgggCAGTTCTTCCTATGGAAAGACCGGGCTACTGGAAAAAGATGATATACTTTGAACAGAAGGTATTAtaccttttgttgtttttagtgaCATCCCTTACTAAATCATATAAAGAAAGTCGGGAGATCAAGTTCAATATTCTTATCTATATGGATTTTAAATAGGCCTATAACCAATGTCAATTAACAAACCAAATTTTCAAACtattgaaacaataaaacacaaagagatATGAAAagttaggaaaaaaaacaaaaaacaacaacagtaattaATGATATTGAAGAACAAAgataattaaaatgtgtcacaaaatataaataaaaataagaaaatgtttatGTATGAAGCCCATTGAGCTTAACCATGACAGTTtaagtcaaataaaacaagGAATCCACTTTTAAAAATCTGCTTTGGTCCTTGCAGGCCAGAGACCGGAAGGTGGTTGGAGACCTGGAGGGTGCCCGACACTACGGCTCCACTGCCCGCTGCCTCAACATCATTTCCACCGTGCTGACTTCAATCGCaatctttcttttcattataattttcACTAAGTTGATTTATTTGCTCACAGACATCAGCAGGCAACTCTAAATTTCACTTAGAgttgcctgctgctgctgcggcaTTATGATATTTTTCTCTACTTTAGCTTCATGCATGCCACAGTTTGTAACTTCTTTATACCTTTTTATTTACATCCTCAAGCAAGGTAGCTATAAAACCTGGTTATGGTTGTATACATGTTACGCcaattgtattttttcatgCTCCTGTCATCAATCTGTAATTCACTGAGTTtccttcaaaaacacacacacaggacatcTGTGAGGGACTGGTGAAGTTGCGTTCTGTCAGCTGGGGTTGGAAATttggtgttttctgtgtgtg from Scomber scombrus chromosome 6, fScoSco1.1, whole genome shotgun sequence includes these protein-coding regions:
- the LOC133982163 gene encoding dispanin subfamily A member 2b-like translates to MNPEGYSCEAAPLYGGRYDELPAQSSAPTMVQFTTVNITTEPPQDHIIWSLCCLVYLNPFCLGLAALIYSIKARDRKVVGDLEGARHYGSTARCLNIISTVLTSIAIFLFIIIFTKLIYLLTDISRQL